In the genome of Streptomyces sp. 846.5, the window CCAGGAGCTCCTCACCGAGGCCGCCTCCCGGCCGCTGTTCTGGCAGTTCATCGGCCTGGGCAAGTCCGAGTACGGCATCCTGGAGCAGTTCGACACGCTGCCCGGACGCGTGGTCGACAACGCCGGGTTCTTCCAGGTCGACGACTTCGACCGGATCACCGACGCGGAGCTCTACGACCGCCTGCTGAGCGAGTTCCCGCAGTGGCTGGTCGAGGCCCGTCGGCTCGGCATCGCCTGAGCCCGGTCGGGAGGGTGGGTCAGCCGCGCGGGCGGCGGGCGCGGCCGCGCCGTCGGTCCAGCGGACCGCGTTCCGGCGGCAGCGCGAGTCCGAACGTGACCGAGACCCGCGCGCCGCACATCGGGCTCCGCCCGATCTCGACCGTCCCGCGCGCCGCCGCGGCGGCGCGACGGGCGATGTCCAGGCCGAGTCCGGTGGACGCCGCGCTCGCGCCGCGTACCAGGGCGTCCTCCGGGTCCGGGATGCCGGGACCGGCGTCCTCGACGGTGAGCAGCACCAGCTGGGCCGCGCGGACCAGCCGCACCGCGAAGTCCGTACCGGGGGCTGTGTGCCGGAAGACATTGCCGACCAGGGCGTCCACCACGGCCGCGAATTCGTCCTCGGGCAGGTCGACCGGGGCCTGCTCGGCGGTCACCTCGACCAGGCAGCGGCGGTCCTGCTGTTCGGCCAGGGTCGCCCAGAAGCCGCCACGGTGCCGGACCACCTCCGGGGTCGCGCAGGGGACCGCCGTGCCGTCCGCTGGCCGGCCGGCGCCCATCCGGGCGACCGCGAGCGGGGTCCGCGCGGTGGTGATGACGACGTGCAGCTCCGACTCCAGCTGAGCGACGGCCGAGGTGATCCTGGCGGAATCCGCGGTGGGGGCCATCCGCTCGGTCGCCAGGTGCAGGGCGGTCAGCGGTGTGCGCATCCGGTGCGACAGGTCGGCGACCAACTCGCGCTCCACCGCCAGCAGTTCACCCATCCGCTCGACCATGGCGTTGAACGCCTGGCCGGCCTCGTACAGTTCGGGCGGTCCCATCGGGTCCACCCGGGTCTCCAGGTCGCCCTGGCCCAGGGCGTGGGCGGCGCGGGACAGCCCGCGCGAGGAGCGGACCACCCGGGACGCGAGCCGGTCGGACACCACGACCGATCCCAGGACCAGTCCCAGCGCGAGCAGTGCCATCACCGACAACGAGGCCGTGACACCCCGGTCGAGCGCGTCCTTGGGGACGAACTCCTGGACCACCGCTACCCGTCGCTGTCCCAGCAGCACCGGCTGGAGGTAGACCCAGCCGCCGTCGGGGAGGTTCTGCGCCAGCGTCTCGCCCTGCTGCTGCGCCCGCTGCAGCAGGGCGGCGGGCGCGTGCGCGGTGCCGATCGACTGGCCGCCGGGCAGCTGGACGCTCAGCCGTCCGGTCGGGTCGATACCCAGGACGACCTGGCGCAGCTGGGCCGGATCGGCGGTCAGGGTCAGCACCGGGGCAATGGCGGCGGCGCGCTGCTCGGCCGCGGTGACCGCCCGGTTGCGTGCCTCCGAGCGCACCAGCAGGGCGAGGGGTATCAGGAAGGACAGGGCCACCATCGAGGTGACGGCCAGGGCCACCCCGGCGAGCGTGCGCCTCACCGGGGCGTCACCAGCTTGATGCCGACCCCGCGCATGGTGCGCAGCAGGCCCGGGGCCGCGGCGCTCTCGCCGAGCTTGCGCCGCAGCGAGGACAGGTGCACGTCGATGGTCTGGTCCTCGACGTAGGGCTCGCGCCACACCTCGGCCAGGATGCGTCGCTTGGACACCACCAGGTCGGCGTTGGCGGCGAGGAACGACAGCAGATCGAACTCGCGCCGGGTCAGCAGGACTTCGCGTCCGTGCAGGTGGACCGTGCGGGAGCCGGGGTCGATGTGCAGCGGGCCGATCAAGACGGGTGCGCGGAGCAGCCCGGGGGCGTCCTGGAGAGCGCCGGACCGCGCTTCCGGGTCGGTGCTGCGGGTTGAGCGGCGGAGCACCGCGGTCAGCCGGGCCACGAGCTGGCCGGCCGAGAAGGGCTTGACCAGGTAGTCGTCGGCGCCCGCGTCGAGCAGCCGGATGATCTCGGCATCGTCGTCCCTGGCTGTCACGATCAGCACCGGCACCTGGGAGATGCCGCGGATCATGCGCAGCGCGTCGCTGCCGTCGAGGTCGGGCAGGCCGAGATCGAGGATCACCGCGTCCAGCGGGTCGCGGGTCACCTCGCGCAGGCCGCCGAACCCGTCGGCGGCGCTGCGCACCGCGTGCCCGCTGCTGGTCAGGACGTCGATCAGCTCGGCACGTATACCCGGATCGTCTTCCACGACGAGGACGCTGGCCATGGCGCACACCGTAGCCGATCGACAGAGAGCGGACAGGAAGCGGTCGGTGGACGGCGGTGGGGGCGGGCCCGCCATGATGGGGCGGTGTCCCGGTTCCTTCGCTTCTTCGTCGTCTGGCTGTGCTGCACCGCGCTCACCGCCACCGCCGTCTTCCTGACGGTGCGTTTTGTGCTCGGCTCCACGGCGCCGCTGCCGCCCAGCACCGCGGGGGTGACGACCGTGCTCGCGCTGGCCACGGCGAGTCCGGGGGCGCCAGCCTCCACCGCGATCGGCACCCCGGCGTCGACGCCGGACGCCTCGCCCTCGGCATCGCGGCCCAAGCCTTCCCCGTCGGCGACGACCCCCTCGGCGTCGGCCGCGCAGCCGCGGCAGTCGTCCACGCCGGCCGCGGGGCGGGTGCCGACCGCGGACTGCACCGGTGGCGCCGGGGTGCACAGCTTCAGCTCCACCGGGGGGCAGGTGGTGGTCCGGTTCGGCTCGGACGCCCTGTGCCTGGTCTCCGCCGTACCGGCGCTGGGTTTCACCACCAGCACCACGCAGTCCTCCCCCGGAACCCTAACCGTCACCTTCAGCGGCGCGCACCACCGTTCGGAACTCACCGCGAGCCTGCAGCCCCAGGCGCAGGAGGTGACCCGCGAGGTCTCGTGGTGACAACGGGGACAGGGGTGAGGGAAGTGTGGAGCCTTCCTTAGCGCAACATGAAGTTGCCGCTGACCACTGCTTCTGGCGCTGTGGGCCGCCTAGGGTCGTGCCGCCGGACCACTCCGGCGAACGATCCCGACCACGAGGTGCCGCTGATGAGTCCGTCCCGCCGTTCCCTCTCCCGCCACGCCGCCTCAGGGCAGCACCGGGCCGAGCGCGGTCCACGGCTGCGCTTCGCGGTGACGGGTGCCGCGGCTGTCGCCGTACTCGGCGGCGGCACCGCGTTCGCCTGCCTGGGCGTACCCCACGCCGCACCGGCTGCGAGCGCGACGGCGAAGGCGCTGGACCACCTCGGCGCCACGGGCGTGTCCGCCCGGGCCACCGCCGCGCCGGCACCGACCACCGCCGCCCGCTCCACCCTCGTCCCTGCGGCCCGCCGCAGCCAGCCCGTACACCGCCACAGTGCGACGCCGACGCCCGCCTCCACGCCTTCACCGAGCGCACACCCGAGCGCTCCGGCGTCGGCGCCCGCCCCAGTGGCGACGCCGGCCGCGACAACCGGGACCGCCGTCCAGCAGGTGCTCGCCCTGATCAACAAGGCCCGGGCGGCCCAGGGCCTCGCCCCGTACACCCTCGACTCCGGCCTGAACGCGAGCGCCGCCGCGCACAACTCGGTGATGGCCTCCGGCTGCGGCCTCTCCCACCAGTGTCCCGGCGAGGCGGCCTTCGGCGACCGCGAGATCGCGGCGGGGGTGCACTGGACCTCGGCCGGCGAGAACATCGGCGAGGGCGGCGGCGTCGCCGACACCGACGCGGCGAAGGCCACCAGCGCGGTCGGCCTCACCCAGATGATGCTGGACGAGAAGGCCCCGGACGACGGCCACCGCAGAAACATCCTGAGCACCGGCTTCAGCCGAGTGGGCATAGCCGTCCTGCGCGACGCGAACGGCACAGTCTGGCTCACCCAGGACTTCGCGAACTGACCCCGGGCGGCAGCGATGGTCGCGTGCGCGGTGGTGTTCAGCGCGGGATCGCCCAGTCCGGCGTCCAGGTACCGGCGTGGTCGTGGCCGACCTTTGGGGTGGTGAGGTGGGTGCGGAGGGTGGTCAGGGCTGGGTGGGGGTTGGTGCGGTGCCAGAGGAGGGAGTGGGGGTAGACGGGGGTGGGGTCGGTTACCGGGATGCGGCGCAGGGCGTGGTCGGTGGGCCAGATCAGGCGCGTGAGTCCGCCCATGAAGGTGGCCAGGGACGGGGTGTCGGCGATGGTGTCCAGGAGGGCGTCGGAGCCGAAGTTGGGGCCGGTCGCCTCGATGGTGAGGCCGAACTCGGCGACGAGGTCGTCGTAGTAGGCGGCCCACTCGGTGCCGGGGACGATGCCGGGCATCCAGATCCGGTGGCCGACGAGTTGGGCGAGGGTTACCGAGCGGGCGCCCGCCAGGGCGTGGGCGGGGCCGGTCAGGAGCAGAAGTGGCTCGTCAACCACTCGGACGGACTCGATGTCTTCGGGGAGGGGTCGGCCGGGTGCGGCGACGGCGCGGAAGGAAGCGTCGATCTCACCGGACCGAATAGCGGCGACGGCCGCCTCGATGTCCAGCAACATCAGCACGTCGAGCTCGATGTCGGGGTGAGCGCGGTGGAAACCGCGCAGCAGGCCCGACGCCGCGCCGCGCGAGTTGATCACGTCGACGCGCAGGGGACGGCAGTCGGTGCGTACGGACGCGGCCGCGCGTTCGGCGACGCGCAGCAGTTCGCGGGCGTGGGGCAGGAACGCCTGCCCGTCGATGGTGAGCTCGGCGCCGCGCGGGGTGCGGGTGAACAGCCGCACGCCGAGGCTGCGCTCCAGCGCGGCGATGCGCTTGGAGACGGCCTGCTGGGTGACCGAAAGCTCGGCCGCGGCCTCCTGGAACTGCCCCGCCTCGGCGGCGGCGAGGAATGTCCGGACGGTGTCGAGGTCCATGCCGACACCCTAGGGGCACAACCGATAGTTGTAGACGTCAGCGGGCGAGCAGCGTCAGTTCGAAGGAGTACAGCGACGCGCGGTAGACGTGGGTGCCGTACTCGACCGGCTGGCCGAAGTGGTCGTAGGCAGTGCGCGTCATGGTGAGCAGTGCCGCGCTCCGCGTCTCGTGCAGCAGCCGGGCCTCGGTGCTGGTGGCCTTGCGTGCCCCGATCGTCTGGTCGGCAACCCGCAGTTGTACCCCGGAGTCGCGCAGCAGGTGGTAGAGCCCCTGTTCGGCCAGCCGCTCGGCGGTGATCTCGGCCATGCCGACGGGCAGGTGGTTGCGCATCAGCGCGAGCGGCTCGTCGTCCGCGTACCTGAGCCGCTCCAGGAAGATCACGTCCGAGCCGGGGGCCACCCGGAGCGCGGCTGCCACGTCCTCGGCCGCGGGTCTGGTCTCCAGCGTCAGCACCTCGGTGTGCGGGTTGCGGTGGGCGTGGTCCAGGTCCTCGTAGAGGCTGGTGAGCTCGACCCGGCGGCGGATCCTGCTGTGCACCACCTGGGTGCCGACGCCGCGCTTGCGCACCAGCAGCCCTTTTTCCACCAGGTGCTGCATGGCCTGGCGCATGGTCGGCCGGGACAGCCCCAGCTGGTCCGCGAGGGCGACCTCGTTGTCCAGGCGTGCGCCGGCGGCCAGGCCGCCGGACTCGATGAGCGCCTCGATGCTCTGGGCGACCTGGTAGTAGAGCGGCACCGGACTGGACCGGTCGATGGTGATCATCTGGGCGAGGGAAGGCACGTCCGGCTCCACATGCGGCTGGGTGTCGAGTCGCCACGAGGGCGCGGCATGACGCATTCTCCTATGGTCGGGATGTCAGGACCAGCGAGGTCCCCGGACTGCGGTCGGCCGTTCACTGCGCCGGCAGACTGAGCTGGAAAGAGTAGCGGGAGGCCCGGTAGACGTGGCTGCCGAACTCGACGGCCCGGCCCTGCTGGTCGTAGGCCGTGCGCTCCATCGTGAGCAGGGTCGCGCCCCTGGTCTCGTTCAGCATGCGTACCTCCGGAGCGGTGCCGACGCGGGCGCCGATGGTCTGGGTGGCCGCGTGCAGGTCGACCCCGGCCCCGCGCAGCAGTTCGTACAGGCCGTGCTGTTCCAGGGCCTCGTCGCCGAGCAGTTCGGCGTGCTCGACGGCGAGGTGGTTGCGCAGGCGGGCGATGGGCTCGTCCCTGGCGTAGCGCAGCCGGTCGACGACCAGCACCGGTGCGCCCTCGGGCAGCCCCAGCGCGCGGGCCGTCGCACCGTCGGCCGGCTGGACGCCGTTGTGCAGCACCGAGGTGGTCGGGTGCTGCCCGCCGGCGGCCAGATCCTCGTAGAGGCTGCTGAGCGCGACCTTGCGACGCACCAGCGGTCGGACCACCTGGGTGCCGACGCCGCGCCTGCGCACCAGCAGCCCCTTGTCCGCCAGGGACTGCATGGCGCGGCGCATGGTCGCCCTGGACAGGCGGAACTGGCCGGCGAGCTGGATCTCGTTGTCCAGCATGGTCCCGGCCGGGAGCCGGCCCGACTCGATGGCCCGCTCCAGCTCCGCGGCGACCTGGAAGTACAGCGGTACGGGGCTGGCCCGGTCGATGCGCACAAGGCCTGGCGGCAACGACATCGGGCACCTCTCCTCTTTACTGTCCGGTCTTTCCCGTCCGGCGCTCATCAGTATGTCAGTACTTATGGACATAGTCTATTGCATGTTTGTCAGGACAAACTGTTGACACGCTGTTCACCTGGGAGTTACATGGTGGCCCAGAGCCGGGTCACCCCGGTTTCCCACCGCAAGTCACCAGGTCACAGGCGCTGAGGGAGTTCCGATGCCGGAGATGTTCGACGTGTTGACCATGGGTCGGATCGGGGTCGACATCTACCCGCTGCAGACCGGGGTCGGCCTGGAGGACGTCGAGACGTTCGGCAAGTACCTCGGCGGCAGCGCCACCAACGTCGCGGTCGCCGCCGCCCGCTACGGGCGGAGCACCGCGGTGGTCACCCGGACCGGGGCGGACCCGTTCGGCCGCTTCCTGCACCGGGCGCTGCTCGGCTACGGCGTCGACGACCGCTATGTGTCGGACGTCCCCGGACTGCCGACACCGGTGACCTTCTGCGAGGTCTTCCCGCCCGACGACTTCCCCATCTACTTCTACCGCTACCCCAAGGCCCCGGACCTGGAGATCCGGCCGGAGGAGCTCGACCTGGACGCGATCCGCTCGGCGGGCGTGTTCTGGGTGACGGTGACCGGCCTGTGCCAGGAACCGAGCCGATCGGCCACCCTCGCCGCCCTGGAGGCCCGGGGCCGGGCCGGGATCACCGTGCTGGACCTGGACTACCGCCCGATGTTCTGGGAGTCCCGGGAGGAGGCGCGCCGCTGGGTGCAGACAGCCCTGCCGCACGTCACCGTGGCGGTGGGAAACCTCGACGAGTGCGACACCGCCGTCGCCGAGCGGGACCCGGTTGCCGCCGCCAAGGCGCTGCGCGACCGGGGGGTCGACCTCGCCGTCGTCAAACAGGGCCCGCGCGGCGTGCTCGCCGTCGACTCGAGCGGCAGCGTCGAGGTCCCGCCGGTCCCCGTGCAGGTGGTGAACGGCCTCGGCGCCGGCGACGCCTTCGGAGGCGCGCTCTGCCACGGCCTGCTCGCCGGCTGGGACACCACCAGGACCATGCGGTTCGCCAACGCCGCGGGCGCCATCGTCGCCTCCCGCCTCGCCTGTTCCGATGCCATGCCGACCTCCGCCGAGGTCGAGGCCAAGCTCATGGAGAACGCACATGTTCGCTGACCGGTTCGCCGATATCGTGCAGGCCCGGGTGGAACGGCCGGAGGCCGTCGCCGAGGCGGCCGCCCACCGCGTCAGAGCCACCACCCGGGCGGGCGGGAGCAGCCGCCTGGTCCTGGTGGCCGCGGACCACCCGGCCCGCGGCGCACTGCGCGCCGGGGACCGGCCGCTGGCCATGGCGGACCGCTCCGACCTGCTGGAACGGCTCTGCGCGGCGCTCGCCCGGCCCGGCGTCGACGGCGTGCTCGGAACCCCGGACATCATCGAGGACCTGCTGCTGCTCGGCGCCCTCGAAGGCAAGATCGTCATCGGCTCGATGAACCGCGGCGGACTGGCCGGCACGGTCTTCGAGATCGACGACCGGTTCACCGCCTACGACGCGGAGGCGATCGCCTCCTCCGGCCTGGACGGCGGCAAGATGCTGCTCCGCATCGACCCGGAGGACCCCGCGACCGCGCCGACCATGCAGGCCTGCGCCAACGCGGTGTCCGACCTGGCCGGCCGGCGACTGATGGCCATGGTCGAGCCGTTCATCTCGCACCGGGTGGACGGCCGGGTCCGCAACGACCTGACCCCCGACGCGATGACCCGCGCCATCACGGTCGCCTCAGGACTGGGCGCCACCTCCGCCTACACCTGGCTGAAGGTCCCCGTGGTGGACGAGATGGAGCGGGTGATGGCCGCCTCCTCGCTGCCGGCCCTGCTGCTCGGCGGCGAGGTGCCGGAGGACCCCGACGCCGCCTTCGAGAGCTGGCAGAAGGCCCTGGCCCTGCCCACCGTGAAGGGCATCGTGGCCGGCCGCTCGCTGCTCTACCCGTCCGACGACGACGTGGCCGGTGCCGTGGACACCGCCGTCGGCCTGCTCTGAGCCTCATCCGATCTGAGCCCGAATCCGAGAGGAGGACCACCTGTGAACGGCAAACTTCACCTCGCCGCCGGGAGCACGGCCGAGGGCCCGTACCGGCTCTCGGTCACCCCCGAGCTGGCGGGCTGGACCTACTCCGGGCTGCGCGTCCTCACCCTGGCACCGGGTCAGCGGCACCTGCTCTCCACCGGCGAGGACGAACTGCTGGTGCTGCCGCTGGAGGGCGGCTGCACGGTGACCTACGAGCCGGGCACCGCCGACGCGGAGGTGTTCCGGCTGGCCGGCCGGCGCGGCGTCTTCGACCGCGTCACCGACTTCGCCTACCTGCCCAGGGACGCGCGGGCGGAGCTGGTCAGCGAGCGCGGCGGCCGGTTCGCGCTCCCCTCGGCGCGCTGCGGACGCAAGCTGACGGCCCGTTACGGACCGGCCGAGCAGGTGCCCGTCGAACTGCGCGGCGCCGGAGCGTGCAGCCGCCAGGTCAACAACTTCTGCACCCCGCAGAGCTTCCAGGCCGACCGGCTGATCGCCTGCGAGGTGCTGACCCCCGGCGGCAACTGGTCCTCCTATCCCCCGCACAAGCACGACGAGGAGCGCGAGGGGGAGACCGAGCTGGAGGAGATCTACTACTTCGAGGTCCAGCCGGGCCCCGGCGGCCCCGGCCTCGCCTACCAGCGGGTCCACGGCACCGACGACCGCCCGATCGACGTGCTGGCCGAGGTGCGCAGCGAGGACGTCGTGCTCATCCCGCACGGCTGGCACGGCCCGTCCATCGCCGCCCCCGGCAACGACCTGTACTACCTGAACGTGATGGCCGGCCCCGGCGCCGAACGCGCCTGGCTGATCTGCGACGACCCGGAGCACGCCTGGATCCGGGACAGCTGGCGCGACCAGCGGACCGACCCGCGCCTCCCGCTGACCTCGGCGACACAGCCGACCGAGCCGACCCACCAGAGAGGGTGACCGCTGTGACGGTTCGACAGGATGCCGTTCGTCTCACCACGGCGCAGGCGCTGGTGCGCTTCCTCGCCAACCAGTGGACCGAACGCGACGGTGTGGAGCAGCGACTGATCGAAGGCTGCTTCGGCATCTTCGGCCACGGCAACGTGGCCGGGATCGGCCAGGCGCTGCTTCAGGCACACCAGGACGGCAGTGCGGACCTGCCCTACTTCCTGGCCCGCAACGAGCAGGGCATGGTGCACGCCGCGGTGGGCTTCGCCCGGATGCGCAACCGGCTGTCCACCTTCGCCTGCAGTTCGTCCATCGGCCCCGGCGCCACCAACATGGTCACCGGCGCGGCGCTGGCGACGATCAACCGCATCCCGGTGCTGCTGCTGCCCAGCGACTACTTCGCCACCCGGGCCGCCGACCCGGTGCTGCAGCAGCTGGAGGACCCCCGCTCGCAGGACACCTCGGTCAACGACGCCTTCCGCCCGGTCTCCCGCTACTGGGACCGGATCCACCGGCCCGAGCAGCTGATCCCCTCGGCAATGGCCGCGATGCGGGTGCTCACCGACCCGGTCGAGACCGGCGCGGTGACCCTGTGCCTGCCGCAGGACGTCCAGGCCGAGGCGTACGACTGGCCACTGTCCTTCTTCCGGCGTCGGGTCTGGCACGTGGCCCGCCCGGCGCCCGAACCCGCGGCTCTGCACCGCGCCGTCGAGGCCCTGCGCGGCGCCCGCCGACCGTTGATCGTGGCGGGCGGCGGCGTCATCTACGCCGAGGCCACCGAGGAGCTGCGCCGCTTCGCCGAGGCGACCGGCATCCCGGTCGCCGAGACCCAGGCCGGCAAGGGCTCGCTGCGCTGGGACCACCCCTGCGCGGTCGGCGGCCTCGGCGCCACCGGCACGCTGAGCGCCAACACCCTGGCCCGCGAGGCGGACGTGGTGCTGGGCATCGGCACCCGCTACTCCGACTTCACCACGGCCAGCCACACCGTCTTCGCCGACCCCGAGGTCACGTTCGTCAACCTCAACGTCACCCCGCTGGACGCGGTCAAGCACTCAGCCACCGCCCTGGTCGCCGATGCCCGCGCGGGGCTGGCGGCGCTGACCGGCGCGCTGGAGGGCTGGCAGGTGGCGCCGGAGTACCGCGAGCGCACCCAGGAGCTGGCCGCCGAATGGGCCAGGATCACCGACCAGTGCTACCACAGCGAGCACGGTCCGCTGCCCGCCCAGACCGCGATCCTCGGCGCGCTCAACGAGCTCATCGGCGAGCGCGACGTGGTGATCAACGCGGCCGGCAGCATGCCCGGTGACCTGCAGATGCTGTGGCGCTCCACGGACCCCAAGCAGTACCACGT includes:
- a CDS encoding HAMP domain-containing sensor histidine kinase, with protein sequence MRRTLAGVALAVTSMVALSFLIPLALLVRSEARNRAVTAAEQRAAAIAPVLTLTADPAQLRQVVLGIDPTGRLSVQLPGGQSIGTAHAPAALLQRAQQQGETLAQNLPDGGWVYLQPVLLGQRRVAVVQEFVPKDALDRGVTASLSVMALLALGLVLGSVVVSDRLASRVVRSSRGLSRAAHALGQGDLETRVDPMGPPELYEAGQAFNAMVERMGELLAVERELVADLSHRMRTPLTALHLATERMAPTADSARITSAVAQLESELHVVITTARTPLAVARMGAGRPADGTAVPCATPEVVRHRGGFWATLAEQQDRRCLVEVTAEQAPVDLPEDEFAAVVDALVGNVFRHTAPGTDFAVRLVRAAQLVLLTVEDAGPGIPDPEDALVRGASAASTGLGLDIARRAAAAARGTVEIGRSPMCGARVSVTFGLALPPERGPLDRRRGRARRPRG
- a CDS encoding response regulator transcription factor, producing MASVLVVEDDPGIRAELIDVLTSSGHAVRSAADGFGGLREVTRDPLDAVILDLGLPDLDGSDALRMIRGISQVPVLIVTARDDDAEIIRLLDAGADDYLVKPFSAGQLVARLTAVLRRSTRSTDPEARSGALQDAPGLLRAPVLIGPLHIDPGSRTVHLHGREVLLTRREFDLLSFLAANADLVVSKRRILAEVWREPYVEDQTIDVHLSSLRRKLGESAAAPGLLRTMRGVGIKLVTPR
- a CDS encoding CAP domain-containing protein, yielding MSPSRRSLSRHAASGQHRAERGPRLRFAVTGAAAVAVLGGGTAFACLGVPHAAPAASATAKALDHLGATGVSARATAAPAPTTAARSTLVPAARRSQPVHRHSATPTPASTPSPSAHPSAPASAPAPVATPAATTGTAVQQVLALINKARAAQGLAPYTLDSGLNASAAAHNSVMASGCGLSHQCPGEAAFGDREIAAGVHWTSAGENIGEGGGVADTDAAKATSAVGLTQMMLDEKAPDDGHRRNILSTGFSRVGIAVLRDANGTVWLTQDFAN
- a CDS encoding LysR family transcriptional regulator; amino-acid sequence: MDLDTVRTFLAAAEAGQFQEAAAELSVTQQAVSKRIAALERSLGVRLFTRTPRGAELTIDGQAFLPHARELLRVAERAAASVRTDCRPLRVDVINSRGAASGLLRGFHRAHPDIELDVLMLLDIEAAVAAIRSGEIDASFRAVAAPGRPLPEDIESVRVVDEPLLLLTGPAHALAGARSVTLAQLVGHRIWMPGIVPGTEWAAYYDDLVAEFGLTIEATGPNFGSDALLDTIADTPSLATFMGGLTRLIWPTDHALRRIPVTDPTPVYPHSLLWHRTNPHPALTTLRTHLTTPKVGHDHAGTWTPDWAIPR
- a CDS encoding GntR family transcriptional regulator produces the protein MPSLAQMITIDRSSPVPLYYQVAQSIEALIESGGLAAGARLDNEVALADQLGLSRPTMRQAMQHLVEKGLLVRKRGVGTQVVHSRIRRRVELTSLYEDLDHAHRNPHTEVLTLETRPAAEDVAAALRVAPGSDVIFLERLRYADDEPLALMRNHLPVGMAEITAERLAEQGLYHLLRDSGVQLRVADQTIGARKATSTEARLLHETRSAALLTMTRTAYDHFGQPVEYGTHVYRASLYSFELTLLAR
- a CDS encoding GntR family transcriptional regulator, giving the protein MSLPPGLVRIDRASPVPLYFQVAAELERAIESGRLPAGTMLDNEIQLAGQFRLSRATMRRAMQSLADKGLLVRRRGVGTQVVRPLVRRKVALSSLYEDLAAGGQHPTTSVLHNGVQPADGATARALGLPEGAPVLVVDRLRYARDEPIARLRNHLAVEHAELLGDEALEQHGLYELLRGAGVDLHAATQTIGARVGTAPEVRMLNETRGATLLTMERTAYDQQGRAVEFGSHVYRASRYSFQLSLPAQ
- the iolC gene encoding 5-dehydro-2-deoxygluconokinase, with the protein product MPEMFDVLTMGRIGVDIYPLQTGVGLEDVETFGKYLGGSATNVAVAAARYGRSTAVVTRTGADPFGRFLHRALLGYGVDDRYVSDVPGLPTPVTFCEVFPPDDFPIYFYRYPKAPDLEIRPEELDLDAIRSAGVFWVTVTGLCQEPSRSATLAALEARGRAGITVLDLDYRPMFWESREEARRWVQTALPHVTVAVGNLDECDTAVAERDPVAAAKALRDRGVDLAVVKQGPRGVLAVDSSGSVEVPPVPVQVVNGLGAGDAFGGALCHGLLAGWDTTRTMRFANAAGAIVASRLACSDAMPTSAEVEAKLMENAHVR
- a CDS encoding aldolase, which produces MFADRFADIVQARVERPEAVAEAAAHRVRATTRAGGSSRLVLVAADHPARGALRAGDRPLAMADRSDLLERLCAALARPGVDGVLGTPDIIEDLLLLGALEGKIVIGSMNRGGLAGTVFEIDDRFTAYDAEAIASSGLDGGKMLLRIDPEDPATAPTMQACANAVSDLAGRRLMAMVEPFISHRVDGRVRNDLTPDAMTRAITVASGLGATSAYTWLKVPVVDEMERVMAASSLPALLLGGEVPEDPDAAFESWQKALALPTVKGIVAGRSLLYPSDDDVAGAVDTAVGLL
- the iolB gene encoding 5-deoxy-glucuronate isomerase, with the translated sequence MNGKLHLAAGSTAEGPYRLSVTPELAGWTYSGLRVLTLAPGQRHLLSTGEDELLVLPLEGGCTVTYEPGTADAEVFRLAGRRGVFDRVTDFAYLPRDARAELVSERGGRFALPSARCGRKLTARYGPAEQVPVELRGAGACSRQVNNFCTPQSFQADRLIACEVLTPGGNWSSYPPHKHDEEREGETELEEIYYFEVQPGPGGPGLAYQRVHGTDDRPIDVLAEVRSEDVVLIPHGWHGPSIAAPGNDLYYLNVMAGPGAERAWLICDDPEHAWIRDSWRDQRTDPRLPLTSATQPTEPTHQRG
- the iolD gene encoding 3D-(3,5/4)-trihydroxycyclohexane-1,2-dione acylhydrolase (decyclizing) produces the protein MTVRQDAVRLTTAQALVRFLANQWTERDGVEQRLIEGCFGIFGHGNVAGIGQALLQAHQDGSADLPYFLARNEQGMVHAAVGFARMRNRLSTFACSSSIGPGATNMVTGAALATINRIPVLLLPSDYFATRAADPVLQQLEDPRSQDTSVNDAFRPVSRYWDRIHRPEQLIPSAMAAMRVLTDPVETGAVTLCLPQDVQAEAYDWPLSFFRRRVWHVARPAPEPAALHRAVEALRGARRPLIVAGGGVIYAEATEELRRFAEATGIPVAETQAGKGSLRWDHPCAVGGLGATGTLSANTLAREADVVLGIGTRYSDFTTASHTVFADPEVTFVNLNVTPLDAVKHSATALVADARAGLAALTGALEGWQVAPEYRERTQELAAEWARITDQCYHSEHGPLPAQTAILGALNELIGERDVVINAAGSMPGDLQMLWRSTDPKQYHVEYGYSCMGYEIAGGLGVKLADPSREVFVLVGDGSYLMMAQEIATMVSEGIKVIIVLVQNHGFASIGALSESLGSQRFGTKYRFRQEDSGLLDGDVLPVDLAANAASLGALVIRATGVDGFRKAIEQAKAARVTTVVHIETDLLSPNPPAQGWWDVPVSEVSELDSTRKARAEYTAAKRAQRHYL